A window of Staphylococcus sp. 17KM0847 contains these coding sequences:
- a CDS encoding RNA methyltransferase, translating to MEQITSVQNIKIKNYNKLKKKKERDKQQRAIIEGFHLIEEAFNSDVLIEQLFMIEPSRIPEEIQQAAKECFIINQKVAEALSGTVTPQGIFAVIQKSSVNIDHATQVLVLDRIQDPGNLGTLIRTADAAGLDLVVVAKGTADVYQEKVLRASQGSVFHIPTVEVPDVVKYVQNFSGPVYGTALHNAISYRDVQSQQDTFALVLGNEGQGMSEELLQITTQNMMIPLHGRAESLNVAIAAGILMFHLKG from the coding sequence ATGGAACAGATTACTTCCGTACAAAATATTAAAATTAAAAACTATAACAAACTTAAAAAGAAAAAAGAACGCGATAAGCAGCAACGAGCGATTATCGAAGGTTTTCATTTGATTGAAGAGGCATTTAATAGTGATGTCCTCATTGAACAACTTTTTATGATTGAACCTTCACGGATTCCAGAAGAGATACAACAAGCAGCAAAAGAATGTTTTATAATTAATCAAAAAGTTGCGGAAGCATTATCCGGTACTGTTACGCCACAAGGTATTTTTGCAGTGATTCAGAAGTCATCAGTAAACATAGATCATGCGACACAAGTGCTTGTACTTGATCGCATTCAAGATCCGGGGAACCTTGGAACGCTGATACGTACAGCTGATGCTGCTGGCTTGGATTTAGTTGTAGTGGCTAAAGGTACAGCAGATGTATATCAAGAGAAAGTACTACGTGCGAGCCAAGGGAGTGTATTTCACATTCCTACGGTAGAAGTGCCAGATGTGGTGAAGTATGTACAAAATTTTTCAGGCCCTGTATATGGTACAGCATTGCATAATGCAATATCTTACCGAGACGTACAGTCACAACAAGATACTTTTGCATTAGTATTAGGTAATGAAGGACAAGGTATGTCAGAAGAACTCCTTCAAATTACAACACAAAATATGATGATTCCTTTACATGGTCGTGCAGAAAGTTTGAATGTTGCTATTGCAGCAGGGATTTTAATGTTTCATCTAAAAGGTTGA
- the pheS gene encoding phenylalanine--tRNA ligase subunit alpha: MVQTDEMITIKQQALEDIQAAQDEQALQGVKVKYLGKKGLVTGLMKHMKDLPKEEKPAYGQQVNEVRQAIEADITTRHQVLVEAALNEQLAQESIDVTLPGRQISHGAKHPLTRTIEEIEDLFLGLGYEIVTGYEVEQDYYNFEALNLPKSHPARDMQDSFYITEDILMRTHTSPVQARTMEKANGQGPVKIICPGKVYRRDSDDATHSHQFTQIEGLVVDENIKMSDLKGTLELLAKSLFGADREIRLRPSYFPFTEPSVEVDVSCFKCKGKGCNVCKQTGWIEILGAGMVHPNVLEMAGFDSNQYSGFAFGMGPDRIAMLKYGIEDIRHFYTNDVRFLNQFKSVEDRGEKHVNI; the protein is encoded by the coding sequence ATGGTACAAACAGATGAGATGATAACAATTAAGCAACAAGCTCTGGAAGATATTCAAGCTGCACAAGATGAGCAAGCTTTACAAGGGGTTAAAGTAAAATATTTAGGGAAAAAAGGGCTTGTTACAGGCTTAATGAAACATATGAAAGATTTACCAAAAGAAGAAAAACCGGCATACGGTCAACAAGTGAATGAGGTGCGACAAGCGATTGAGGCGGATATTACAACACGTCATCAAGTATTAGTAGAAGCAGCATTGAATGAACAATTGGCACAAGAATCAATCGATGTAACATTACCAGGTCGTCAAATCTCTCATGGTGCCAAACATCCTTTGACACGAACAATTGAAGAAATTGAAGATCTGTTTTTAGGGTTAGGTTATGAGATAGTTACAGGTTATGAGGTAGAACAGGACTACTATAACTTTGAAGCATTAAACTTGCCTAAGTCACATCCAGCGCGCGATATGCAAGATAGTTTTTATATTACAGAAGATATTTTAATGCGTACACACACTTCTCCTGTACAAGCACGTACGATGGAGAAAGCGAATGGACAAGGTCCTGTTAAAATTATTTGTCCGGGTAAGGTATACCGACGTGATTCAGACGACGCTACACATAGTCATCAATTCACACAAATTGAAGGACTTGTTGTAGATGAAAATATTAAAATGAGTGATCTCAAAGGAACACTTGAACTTTTAGCTAAATCCTTATTTGGGGCAGATCGTGAAATTCGATTACGTCCAAGTTACTTCCCATTCACTGAACCATCTGTTGAAGTGGATGTGTCTTGTTTTAAATGTAAAGGGAAAGGTTGTAACGTATGTAAACAAACGGGCTGGATTGAAATATTAGGTGCAGGTATGGTACATCCTAATGTACTAGAAATGGCTGGCTTTGATTCAAACCAATATTCAGGATTTGCATTTGGTATGGGGCCTGATCGTATTGCGATGTTAAAGTATGGTATTGAAGATATTCGCCATTTTTATACAAATGACGTACGTTTCTTAAATCAATTTAAATCTGTGGAAGACCGAGGTGAAAAACATGTTAATATCTAA
- the pheT gene encoding phenylalanine--tRNA ligase subunit beta, which yields MLISKEWLQTYVDVDVPIEALAERITRTGIEVDDIVDLTAGIKNLVVGFVEHIEKHPDADKLNICQVNIGEEQPVQIVCGAPNVGQGQTVIVAKVGGRLPGGIKIKRAKLRGQVSEGMICSLQEIGIPSNVVPQSFQDGIYHFTSQIAPGTDALQALYFDDQVMEFDLTPNRADALSMIGTAYETAALYQKEVKKPNSQPSEQLEKAGEALSVSVENPQQVPYYSARVVKNVKIAPSPEWMQARLIKAGIRPINNVVDISNYVLLEYGQPLHMFDQDQIGSQCIVVRQAHENETMTTLDDQERTLLDSDIVITNGKEPIALGGVMGGDFSEVTTQTQNVIVEGAIFDSVAIRHTSRRLNLRSEASSRFEKGIAREFVDEAVDRACYLLETLAEGQTLAGRVSAGDLGHLETEITITADRINGVIGTDLSQEEIIAIFEQLGFETKVTSEQMLVKVPSRRQDITIQADLIEEVARIYGYDNLPSSLPVFEKVTHGALTDRQHKSRVVRTVLEGAGFSQAITYSLVDQARATAFTTQSYDTISLLMPMSEAHATLRQSILPHLIDAAQYNVARKNHNIALYELGNVFLGKGAGELPDEVEYLSGIMMGDYVVNDWQGKKEPVDFFLVKGVVDRIADKLALSFEYQTGQVDGLHPGRTALVMLNGASIGFIGELHPTVAKQYDLTRAYVFELNYDLMMKQRVGDINYQPIPKYPGVTRDIALVVNEDVHAGTLIDTVHQHGGSILQDANVFDVYDGEHMEPGKKSIAIRLAYLDRDNTLTEEQVTAVHTRILLALEQQGATLRG from the coding sequence ATGTTAATATCTAAAGAATGGTTGCAAACTTATGTGGATGTAGATGTACCTATTGAAGCCTTAGCAGAACGTATTACGAGAACGGGTATAGAGGTAGACGATATTGTCGACTTAACAGCAGGAATTAAAAATTTAGTTGTTGGTTTTGTAGAACATATTGAAAAACATCCTGACGCTGATAAGTTGAATATTTGTCAGGTGAACATCGGAGAAGAACAACCTGTACAAATTGTTTGTGGTGCGCCAAATGTAGGTCAAGGACAAACTGTAATCGTTGCTAAAGTTGGAGGGCGTTTACCAGGTGGTATTAAAATTAAGCGTGCAAAACTACGTGGACAAGTTTCTGAAGGGATGATTTGTTCATTGCAAGAGATTGGGATTCCAAGCAATGTTGTACCTCAATCATTCCAAGACGGTATTTATCATTTCACTTCACAGATAGCACCGGGAACGGATGCTTTACAAGCGCTTTATTTTGATGATCAAGTTATGGAGTTTGATCTTACACCTAACCGTGCTGATGCATTGAGTATGATAGGAACAGCTTACGAAACAGCAGCACTTTATCAAAAAGAAGTGAAAAAACCTAATAGTCAACCTTCAGAACAACTTGAAAAAGCCGGTGAAGCACTATCGGTATCAGTTGAAAATCCACAACAAGTCCCTTATTATAGTGCGCGAGTTGTTAAAAATGTCAAAATCGCACCATCTCCTGAATGGATGCAAGCAAGACTAATAAAAGCAGGTATTCGTCCAATTAATAATGTTGTCGATATTTCAAATTATGTCTTGTTAGAGTACGGCCAACCGCTCCATATGTTTGACCAAGATCAAATCGGATCACAATGCATTGTTGTACGTCAAGCACATGAAAATGAAACGATGACGACCTTAGATGATCAAGAGCGTACATTGTTAGATTCGGATATTGTGATTACAAATGGAAAAGAACCTATTGCACTTGGTGGTGTCATGGGTGGTGATTTTTCTGAAGTCACAACGCAAACGCAAAATGTTATTGTTGAAGGAGCAATTTTTGATTCGGTTGCTATTCGACACACATCTCGACGTTTAAACTTGCGCAGTGAAGCGTCTAGTCGTTTTGAGAAGGGCATTGCAAGAGAATTTGTAGATGAAGCAGTTGATCGTGCGTGCTACTTACTTGAAACATTAGCAGAAGGACAAACCCTTGCTGGTCGTGTTTCAGCAGGTGACTTAGGTCACTTAGAGACAGAGATTACAATTACGGCAGATCGCATTAATGGTGTTATTGGAACCGACTTGAGTCAAGAAGAGATTATAGCTATTTTTGAACAGTTAGGTTTTGAAACGAAGGTAACATCAGAACAAATGTTAGTAAAAGTTCCTTCACGTCGTCAGGATATTACGATTCAAGCAGATTTAATTGAAGAGGTTGCGCGTATTTACGGATATGACAACTTACCATCCTCTTTACCTGTATTTGAAAAGGTAACGCATGGTGCACTAACTGATCGTCAACACAAATCACGTGTTGTACGTACAGTGCTAGAAGGTGCAGGTTTTTCTCAAGCTATCACATATTCATTAGTAGACCAAGCACGTGCAACGGCTTTTACAACGCAATCATATGATACAATTTCACTTTTAATGCCAATGAGTGAAGCGCATGCGACGTTACGTCAAAGTATATTGCCACACCTTATTGATGCCGCACAATATAATGTTGCACGTAAAAATCATAATATTGCTTTGTATGAGCTCGGGAATGTCTTTTTAGGTAAAGGTGCAGGAGAGTTACCTGATGAAGTTGAATATTTAAGTGGTATTATGATGGGAGATTATGTTGTTAATGATTGGCAAGGTAAAAAAGAACCCGTTGATTTCTTCTTAGTCAAAGGTGTTGTTGATCGTATTGCTGATAAACTTGCTTTATCTTTTGAATATCAAACAGGTCAGGTTGATGGTCTACATCCCGGTCGCACAGCTTTAGTCATGTTAAATGGTGCGTCTATTGGTTTTATTGGCGAACTACATCCAACAGTGGCGAAACAGTACGACTTAACACGAGCGTATGTTTTTGAACTTAACTATGATTTGATGATGAAACAAAGAGTAGGCGACATTAACTATCAGCCTATCCCTAAATATCCAGGCGTTACACGTGACATTGCATTAGTTGTTAATGAAGATGTCCATGCAGGAACATTGATTGATACGGTTCATCAGCATGGTGGATCGATTTTACAAGATGCAAATGTATTTGATGTATATGATGGTGAACATATGGAGCCAGGTAAGAAGTCCATTGCCATCCGTCTTGCATATTTAGATAGAGATAACACATTAACAGAAGAACAAGTCACAGCCGTACACACACGTATTTTGTTAGCATTAGAACAACAAGGTGCCACATTAAGAGGATAA
- the rnhC gene encoding ribonuclease HIII, whose product MSNIVMQMTPTEIDTLLSKLDIDTQNLPQGMKARTKYQGVTISIYNSNKVMFQGKNNEAIAEQLTGSVSSQTSRSQPSVKSSISYNTYNCIGSDEAGSGDYFGPLTVCACYVSAHNVKILKTLGVDDSKKLTDQKIVELAEQLITFLPHSLLVLDNPKYNERKNLGWSQVKMKAVLHNECIKNVVAKIDDTDLNYIVIDQFTPRPTYERYVLGNVPYKDLTRYETKGESKSLAIAAASIISRYAFIKHMDALSKKYQTTILKGAGPKVDLCAAQLIKRHGIDVIDSITKKDFKNRDKALQLLKK is encoded by the coding sequence ATGTCTAATATTGTCATGCAGATGACGCCCACCGAAATTGATACGTTGCTCTCAAAACTAGATATTGATACTCAAAATTTGCCTCAAGGTATGAAAGCACGTACAAAATATCAAGGCGTTACTATTAGTATTTACAACTCAAACAAAGTCATGTTTCAAGGCAAAAATAATGAAGCTATCGCAGAACAATTGACAGGTTCAGTATCCTCTCAAACATCTAGATCCCAACCTTCAGTAAAAAGCTCTATCTCATACAATACTTATAATTGTATTGGTAGTGATGAAGCAGGAAGTGGTGATTATTTTGGTCCTTTAACAGTATGTGCATGCTATGTTTCTGCACATAACGTTAAAATCTTAAAAACACTAGGGGTGGATGATTCTAAAAAGTTAACTGATCAAAAGATTGTTGAATTAGCAGAACAGTTGATTACTTTTCTCCCGCATTCTTTACTTGTACTCGATAACCCTAAATACAATGAACGCAAAAATTTGGGCTGGTCTCAAGTTAAAATGAAAGCAGTGTTACACAATGAATGTATCAAAAATGTAGTGGCTAAAATTGATGATACAGACTTAAACTATATCGTTATTGATCAATTTACGCCTCGCCCAACCTACGAGCGTTATGTATTAGGAAATGTCCCTTACAAAGATTTAACCCGTTATGAAACGAAAGGAGAATCAAAATCACTTGCTATTGCGGCCGCCAGTATCATTTCCCGATATGCCTTCATTAAACATATGGATGCACTTTCCAAAAAATATCAAACAACAATCTTAAAAGGCGCCGGTCCAAAAGTCGATCTTTGTGCAGCACAACTCATCAAACGACATGGTATTGATGTTATAGACTCCATTACTAAAAAAGATTTCAAAAATAGAGATAAAGCATTACAATTATTAAAAAAATAA